The DNA region GGCGGCCACCGGGTGGTTCTGCACGGCGAGCAGCACCTGGGAGATCGGCGAGGCGGTGAGCCCGCCCGAGCCGCCGAAGCGGCGGGCGTGGTCCACGAACGGGTGGCCGCTGTGCTCGGCCGCGTCCAGGACGACCGAGCGGACCCGGGAGACCAGGTCGCGGAAGGTGTCGGTGCCGGCCGCGTCGAAGCGCAGTGCCACGGTGTTGATCAGCGAGCCGAGGACCTGCTCCAGCTCGGGGACGGGCCGGACGGCGAAGGGGCTGAGCACCGCGAAGTCGGTGCGGCCGGTGTAGCGGTGCAGGACCCCGCCGAGCGCGGCGAGCACGGCCATGTAGAGGCTGGCGCCCTCCTGGGCGGCCCAGCGCTCGGTGGACCGGATCAGCTCGGCGTCGAGCCGGCGGGCGATCCGGCGGCCCGCGATGTCCTGCGGGTTGGGGTGGGAGCGGTCGCCGGGCAGGTGCTGCTCGGCGTCCAGCCCGCGCAGCCGCTCGCTCCAGCGCCGGGCCGCCTCCTGGCCGGCCGCCACCGCGCGGTCCTCCCAGCGGGCGACGTCGGAGAGCTGGAGGGCGGGTTCGGGCAGTTCACCGTCCTGGTGGGCGCGGGCGATCTCGGCGAGCAGCAGCCCCGCGGCCCAGCCGTCGATCGCGGCGTGGTGGACGGTGAACAGCAGCTCGTGCCGGTCCTCGCCGGTCCGCACCGCGAGGACGCGCAGCAGCCTGCCGCCGGACAGGTCGAGCGGCCGGGCGGCCTCGGCGCGCAGCGCGGCGTCGAGGGTCCGCTCGTCGGCGCCGGTGAGGTCGAGCAGCGGGACGTCGACGGGGTAGGGCGCGACGACCTCCGCGCTGACCTCGCCCTCGTCCCCGCGCGGGTTCTCGATGCCGCGCAGCGCGGTACGCAGCACCTCGTGCCGGCGGACCACCTCGGTCACGGCGCGGCCGAGGGCCTCACGGTCGAGGACGCCGTCGGCGCGGACGAGCAGCGGCACGTTGTAGAGGGGGCTGCCGGCCTGGATCGACTCGTGCAGCCGGAGCTCGCGCTGGAAGCTGGTGGCGCGGGCGGGCAGTCCGGCCCCGCGCTCGGGGGGTGCGACGGAGCGGCGTCCGCCGCCGCCGTTGGCGACGCGGACGGCCAGTGCGGCGACCGTCGGCGCGGCGAAGAACTCGGCGAGCGGCACCCGGGTGCCGAACTCGCGCTCGATCCGGGCCAGGAGTCCGGCGGCGAGCAGCGAGTGCCCGCCGAGGTCGAGGAAGACGTCGTGCACGCCGACCTCGGGGACGCCGAGCAGGCCCTGCCAGAGCGCGGCGATGCGGGTCTCGACCGGGGTGCGGGGGGCGACGAACAGCTCGTGTCCGGCCCGGCTGCGGGCGACCGGGGGCAGCGCCTTGCGGTCGGTCTTGCCGTTGGGGGTGAGCGGCAGGCCCTCCAGGACGGCGACGGCCAGCGGCACCATGTAGCCGGGCAGGGCGGCGGCGCAGTGGGCGCGCAGCTCGGCGGGCGACGGTTCGGCGGTGCCGGGCGCGGGCTGGACGAAGGCCGCCAGGTAGTCGCCCGCCTCGTCGCGCTGGACGACGGCGGCGGCCGCCTCCACGGCGGGGTGCGTGGCGAGCACCGCCTCGATCTCGCCGAGCTCGACCCGGAAGCCGCGGACCTTCACCTGGTGGTCGACGCGGCCGTGGTACTCAAGGTCGCCGTCGGGCAGCCGGCGGACGAGGTCCCCGGTGCGGTAGCAGCGCACGCCGTCGACGGTGACGAACCGCTCCTCGGTGAGGTCGGGGCGGCCGTGGTAGCCGCGGGCCAGGCCCTCGCCGGAGAGGTACAGCTCCCCGATGCCGCCGTCCGGCACGGCTATCCGCTGCTCGTCGAGGACGTGGCAGGCGGTCCCGTCCAGCGGGCGGCCGATGAGCGGCTCGCCGCTCTCGTGGCGGCCGACCAGCGACCAGGTGGAGTAGACGGTGTCCTCGGTGGGGCCGTAGAGGTTGTAGAGCCGCTCCACCTTGGGCTGGGCGTACACCTTGTCCGCCAGGCCGCGCGGCAGGGCCTCGCCCGCCAGGTTGACCACCCGGACGCCGTCCGGCAGGCCCCCGCCGCCGGGGAGGCCGTCGCCGCGCAGCAGGGCCGCCATGGCGCTGGGCACCGTGTTGATCAGGGTCACCTCGTCGCGGGCCGGCAGCTCGGGCAGCGCGAGGACGTTCTCCGCCACCACGACGGCGCCGCCGACGGCGAGCGGGAGGAACAGCTCGTACACCGAGATGTCGAAGCAGACGGAGGTGCTGAACAGCACGCCGGCGAGGTCGGCCGGGGTGTAGGTCCGTGCGGCCCAGCGGAGCATGGCGTTGACGCCGCGCCGGGGGACCTCGACGCCCTTGGGGCGGCCGGTGGAGCCGGAGGTGTAGAGGACGTAGGCGAGCCCGTCGGGGTCGTCCGGGGCCGGGGAGGCGGGCGCGGCGGGGGCGTCGGAGGCGTCGAAGGCGGAGGCGGATAAGGCGCCCTGCGCGGCCGTGACGGGCGTACCCGTGGCCGTGCCCGTACCCGTGGCGCCCGTGGCGGCCGTGGCATCGCCGTCGACGTACAGGAGAGCGGCACCGGCGCCGGCCAGCAGGTGCTCGTGGGCACGGTCCGTCACCACCACGGGGGCCTGGGCGTCGCCGACGACCAGTTCGAGGCGGTCGCGCGGGTAGGCCGGGTCGAGCGGTACGTACGCGCCGCCGGCCCGCTGGACCGCCAGCAGGGTGACCACGAGGTTCGCCGTCCGTGGCAGACAGACCCCGACCAGGGTCTCCGCCCGGACTCCGGAGTCGGACAGGCGGGCCGCCACCGCATCGACGGCTTCGTGCAGTTCACGGTACGTCAGCCGGTTCCCGCCGTCGATCACGGCGATGGCTTCGGGGGTACGCCGGGCCTGAGCGGTGAACAGCTCGGCCGGCGATGCTGCCGGGTCCAGCGGAGGATGTCCCGTCGAACTCATCAACTCTCCTGAGGGTGTTGCTGCTCCGACTTGTGGTCGGCGAGAAACGGTCGGTGTGCCCTCGGAGATGGTGGGGTAAAGATCTTCTGATGACCAGCACATTTCCGTCACTCGTTCGATATGCCGGAAAGATCACCCCACTCACCCCCGTCGCCGGCACGCAGACGTGAGGGTTCGCCGGTGTTTTCGCACTGATTGTCAGGACCCTTGGCATCGGCGCCCGTTGACGCTACGTTCTTCGCCAACGGGCTTCCGGGAAAAGACCGACGCCGTTCGCCGGAGACGCAAGACCCCTTCCGGCCATCTCGTTGTCAGAGACCTGTCACGCAAGAGGCCGTGCGACCCCGCGCGGGACGGGGCGGCAGCGGCGGGCGCGACAGCCACCAAGCGAGCAACGGTGACCGTGAGTGACGAGCGCGGCGGCCGCCCCGACGGTGGCCGCACCGGTGGCGCACGTCCGACCGGCCGGTCGGGCACACGGGCGCACGGGCGCACGGCGCACAACAGGCCGCGCGGCCGCGCGCGGCCGCGCACCCGGGCGGGCACCCCGTACGCGGCCCCGGCGCTCGGCCCCGGCTCTCGGCCCCGTTGTGCGGCAGGGTGGGCGGGAGCCACC from Kitasatospora sp. NBC_00458 includes:
- a CDS encoding non-ribosomal peptide synthetase produces the protein MSSTGHPPLDPAASPAELFTAQARRTPEAIAVIDGGNRLTYRELHEAVDAVAARLSDSGVRAETLVGVCLPRTANLVVTLLAVQRAGGAYVPLDPAYPRDRLELVVGDAQAPVVVTDRAHEHLLAGAGAALLYVDGDATAATGATGTGTATGTPVTAAQGALSASAFDASDAPAAPASPAPDDPDGLAYVLYTSGSTGRPKGVEVPRRGVNAMLRWAARTYTPADLAGVLFSTSVCFDISVYELFLPLAVGGAVVVAENVLALPELPARDEVTLINTVPSAMAALLRGDGLPGGGGLPDGVRVVNLAGEALPRGLADKVYAQPKVERLYNLYGPTEDTVYSTWSLVGRHESGEPLIGRPLDGTACHVLDEQRIAVPDGGIGELYLSGEGLARGYHGRPDLTEERFVTVDGVRCYRTGDLVRRLPDGDLEYHGRVDHQVKVRGFRVELGEIEAVLATHPAVEAAAAVVQRDEAGDYLAAFVQPAPGTAEPSPAELRAHCAAALPGYMVPLAVAVLEGLPLTPNGKTDRKALPPVARSRAGHELFVAPRTPVETRIAALWQGLLGVPEVGVHDVFLDLGGHSLLAAGLLARIEREFGTRVPLAEFFAAPTVAALAVRVANGGGGRRSVAPPERGAGLPARATSFQRELRLHESIQAGSPLYNVPLLVRADGVLDREALGRAVTEVVRRHEVLRTALRGIENPRGDEGEVSAEVVAPYPVDVPLLDLTGADERTLDAALRAEAARPLDLSGGRLLRVLAVRTGEDRHELLFTVHHAAIDGWAAGLLLAEIARAHQDGELPEPALQLSDVARWEDRAVAAGQEAARRWSERLRGLDAEQHLPGDRSHPNPQDIAGRRIARRLDAELIRSTERWAAQEGASLYMAVLAALGGVLHRYTGRTDFAVLSPFAVRPVPELEQVLGSLINTVALRFDAAGTDTFRDLVSRVRSVVLDAAEHSGHPFVDHARRFGGSGGLTASPISQVLLAVQNHPVAAVELPGLSLRFTAEVCNGTAKTDLSVFLEFPADGPLLSAEYRTSRYEERSVQAVLDHLVALLTAAVAEPDRPLGELAMLSAAELAELAEHSGLSGLSGPAEPAGLAAEGPVGRTAAPIPDARLHELVAAQAARTPEAVAVSAADGVLDYAGLDDAADRLAHLLVARGAGPGSLVGVAVRRGRLLPAALLGVLRSGAAYLPLDVDQPLVRNRGVLDDAGVTLLVAETATAGDPLLDGRETVLVDGPEHAAAPTGAPAVTVGPEDRAYLLYTSGSTGRPKGVAVPHRAIVNFLTSMGREPGLTGQDVMAAVTTVTFDIAGLELWLPLVTGARVEIADRTTATDGHALARWLTDRGVTHLQATPATWRMLLEAGWSGGPGLTALCGGEALTADLAEALLPRVGALWNLYGPTETTVWSTVQRVTPELAAHGGVVALGAPIANTRLHLLDSAGRPVPVNGVGELCIAGAGVALGYHGRPDLTAERFTAEPGGPDGALMYRTGDLACRRADGRLEYHGRADAQVKLRGFRIELGEVEAALAAVPGVAAAAVRLVVTPAGPVLTGYAVPGTPPATASATTAPAAERLTEDALRTALAERLPDYMVPASLVLLDALPLTPSGKVDRAALPAPQLGGVGAPPEGDCEELLADLWQEVLGIERVGRHDDFFTVGGHSLLATRLLTRVRDTFETELPLRTIFEARTLAALARRIEDRMLAEIGDLDDPGDLAHPGDPGDPGNPTDPDGPGDPGASGSPHDATAAVTTGARTGETA